In Kaistia defluvii, one genomic interval encodes:
- a CDS encoding TldD/PmbA family protein, producing MTALPDQSRLVETAAKLVEAAKRAGADAADAVAFRRIGLSVDIRNGAVEETGRSEGDELALRVFVGNRHASVSTNGLSPADELAIRAVAMAKVAPEDRFAGLAPADRLAKSFPELDLLDPSAPSVEDLIDRATRAEQAALAVPGIAKSGGTSAGWSLSGAVLVTSHGFTGAYMGSRHSVSATVIAGEGTGMERDYDSASKIHASDLPDPAEIGRRAAERAVRRLNPTQMPTGSATVVYDPRVAVSLLGHLAGAVNGSAIARKTSFLQKALGEAIFAPGIRITDDPLRVRGLASRPFDGEGVAAEAFDLVTDGVLQRWFLDSGTARELGLETNGRAVGGGSNPHPSATNLTLLPGDKTPAELIADIGEGLYVTELIGHGANGVTGDYSRGAGGYRIRNGQLAEAVSEITIAGNMRDMFRRLIVANDLEYRYAFNSPTVAIEGMMIAGR from the coding sequence ATGACCGCGCTGCCTGACCAGTCCCGCCTTGTTGAAACCGCCGCCAAGCTCGTCGAGGCCGCGAAGCGGGCCGGCGCGGATGCCGCCGATGCCGTCGCGTTCCGGCGCATCGGCCTTTCCGTCGATATCCGCAATGGCGCCGTCGAGGAGACGGGGCGTTCGGAGGGCGACGAACTGGCGCTACGCGTGTTCGTCGGCAACCGCCACGCCAGCGTTTCGACCAACGGCCTTTCGCCGGCCGACGAGCTGGCGATTCGCGCCGTCGCCATGGCGAAGGTGGCGCCGGAAGACCGCTTCGCGGGCCTCGCGCCGGCCGATCGCCTGGCAAAGTCGTTCCCCGAACTCGATCTGCTCGATCCTTCCGCCCCTTCGGTCGAGGACCTGATCGATCGCGCGACGCGGGCCGAACAGGCTGCGCTCGCCGTGCCCGGAATCGCCAAGTCGGGCGGCACCTCGGCCGGCTGGTCGCTGTCCGGCGCCGTGCTGGTGACGTCGCATGGCTTCACCGGCGCCTATATGGGCTCGCGCCACAGCGTCTCCGCCACTGTCATCGCCGGCGAGGGCACCGGCATGGAGCGCGACTATGACAGCGCTTCGAAGATCCATGCCTCCGATCTGCCGGATCCGGCCGAGATCGGCCGCCGCGCGGCCGAGCGCGCCGTGCGCCGGCTGAACCCGACCCAGATGCCGACCGGCAGCGCCACGGTCGTCTATGATCCGCGCGTCGCGGTCAGCCTGCTCGGCCATCTCGCCGGCGCCGTCAATGGCAGCGCCATCGCCCGCAAGACCAGCTTCCTGCAGAAGGCGCTGGGCGAGGCGATCTTCGCGCCCGGCATCCGCATCACCGACGACCCGCTGCGCGTGCGCGGCCTTGCCTCGCGCCCGTTCGACGGCGAGGGCGTCGCCGCCGAGGCGTTCGATCTGGTCACCGACGGCGTGCTGCAGCGCTGGTTCCTCGATAGTGGCACGGCGCGCGAACTGGGTCTCGAAACCAATGGCCGCGCGGTCGGCGGCGGCAGCAACCCGCATCCGAGCGCCACCAACCTGACGCTGCTGCCCGGCGACAAGACGCCGGCCGAGTTGATCGCCGACATCGGCGAGGGGCTTTACGTGACCGAGCTGATCGGCCATGGCGCCAATGGCGTCACCGGCGATTACAGCCGCGGCGCCGGCGGCTACCGCATCCGTAACGGCCAGCTGGCCGAGGCGGTCAGCGAGATCACCATCGCCGGCAACATGCGCGACATGTTCCGCCGCCTGATCGTCGCCAACGATCTCGAATACCGCTACGCCTTCAATTCGCCGACCGTCGCCATTGAGGGCATGATGATTGCCGGGCGCTGA
- a CDS encoding DUF4170 domain-containing protein codes for MPGTDKQLLHLVFGGELSSVGTMEFSDLSKLDIVGIYPNYKTAYDAWKKAAQGSVDSAQTRYFIVHLHRLLDPDATAG; via the coding sequence ATGCCTGGAACGGACAAGCAACTCCTGCATCTGGTGTTCGGCGGCGAGTTGAGCTCGGTCGGAACGATGGAGTTCTCCGACCTGTCGAAGCTCGACATCGTCGGCATCTACCCCAACTACAAGACCGCCTATGATGCCTGGAAGAAGGCGGCGCAGGGTTCGGTCGACAGCGCCCAGACGCGCTATTTCATCGTGCACCTGCACAGGCTGCTCGACCCCGACGCAACGGCGGGCTGA
- a CDS encoding 3'(2'),5'-bisphosphate nucleotidase CysQ encodes MPGADIVPDRAADLALLIAAAREAGQIALGYFKRDPKVWTKGANSPVTEADLAANHALHATLTTARPDYGWLSEESADTPDRLDRRRLFVVDPIDGTRGFIDGNPDWCVSVAMVEEGAAVAAALFVPAREELFEATAGGGARLNGEAIRVSDRQALEGARIAGPARHLRAMAGHGMDPRERRFTPSLAYRFALVACGRVDVATARPGAYDWDLAAVDLLVQEAGGTLRDLEGAPLRFNDVIPRHPALIASTPGLASAAMAIIAEAEAAHEASGPGAL; translated from the coding sequence TTGCCGGGCGCTGACATCGTGCCGGACCGGGCCGCTGATCTGGCGTTGCTGATCGCGGCGGCGCGCGAGGCCGGGCAGATTGCGCTCGGCTATTTCAAGCGTGACCCGAAGGTCTGGACCAAGGGCGCCAATTCGCCCGTCACCGAAGCCGATCTCGCCGCCAACCATGCCCTGCACGCGACGCTGACGACGGCGCGGCCGGACTATGGCTGGCTGTCGGAGGAGAGCGCCGATACGCCGGACCGCCTCGACCGGCGCCGCCTGTTTGTTGTCGACCCGATCGACGGCACGCGCGGCTTCATCGACGGCAATCCCGACTGGTGCGTCTCGGTCGCGATGGTCGAGGAGGGCGCGGCCGTGGCGGCGGCGCTGTTCGTCCCGGCGCGCGAAGAACTGTTCGAGGCGACGGCGGGTGGCGGCGCTCGCCTCAATGGCGAGGCCATCCGCGTCAGCGACCGACAGGCGCTGGAAGGCGCGCGGATCGCCGGTCCGGCGCGTCATTTGCGCGCCATGGCCGGGCACGGCATGGACCCGCGCGAGCGGCGTTTCACGCCCTCGCTCGCCTATCGCTTCGCGCTGGTCGCCTGCGGTCGTGTGGACGTCGCCACGGCGCGTCCCGGCGCCTATGATTGGGATCTTGCGGCAGTGGACCTTTTGGTGCAGGAAGCAGGCGGAACGCTGCGCGATCTCGAGGGCGCGCCGCTTCGTTTCAATGACGTGATACCGCGTCATCCGGCCCTGATCGCCTCGACGCCCGGGCTCGCTTCGGCGGCCATGGCCATCATCGCTGAAGCCGAGGCCGCGCACGAGGCTTCGGGACCCGGCGCGCTCTAA
- a CDS encoding lysophospholipid acyltransferase family protein, whose translation MADSQAKRRAKRPSLLKRIGTSDQVTRLAGRSAAAYLRFVRRTSTLEFEPSEPYEFFGHLLPGIVAMWHGQHLMVPFIRREGHDVRVMISKHRDGEINAIAAESLGLGTVRASAARSSSRVIEKGGLRGFLEMKAALAQGATVAMTADLSNQRSRRAGPGIIKLARASGRPIVPVAVATSRHFVIKNWDRTTVNLPFSKGICVFGVPIYVPADADDALVEQKRVELEDELNRVTERAYQRVGRQND comes from the coding sequence TTGGCGGATTCTCAGGCCAAGAGGCGCGCCAAGCGCCCCAGCCTCCTCAAGAGGATTGGAACGTCGGACCAGGTCACGCGACTGGCCGGCCGGAGCGCGGCGGCCTATCTGCGCTTTGTCCGACGCACCAGCACGCTGGAATTCGAACCGAGCGAGCCCTACGAGTTCTTCGGCCACCTGCTGCCGGGCATCGTCGCCATGTGGCATGGCCAGCACCTGATGGTGCCGTTCATTCGACGTGAGGGCCATGACGTCCGCGTCATGATCTCGAAGCACCGCGACGGCGAGATCAACGCGATCGCGGCCGAGAGCCTTGGCCTCGGCACGGTGCGCGCCTCGGCGGCGCGCTCCTCGTCGCGCGTCATCGAGAAGGGCGGCCTGCGCGGCTTCCTGGAAATGAAGGCGGCGCTGGCGCAGGGCGCGACGGTCGCGATGACCGCCGATCTCTCCAACCAGCGGTCGCGCCGCGCCGGCCCCGGCATCATCAAACTGGCGCGCGCCTCCGGACGGCCGATCGTGCCCGTCGCGGTGGCGACCAGCCGGCATTTCGTCATCAAGAACTGGGACCGCACGACGGTCAATCTCCCCTTCAGCAAGGGCATCTGCGTCTTCGGCGTGCCGATCTACGTCCCGGCGGATGCGGACGATGCGCTGGTCGAGCAGAAGCGGGTCGAGCTCGAGGACGAGCTCAACCGCGTGACGGAGCGGGCTTACCAACGCGTCGGCAGGCAGAATGACTGA